A window from Vibrio cortegadensis encodes these proteins:
- the iscR gene encoding Fe-S cluster assembly transcriptional regulator IscR has product MKLTSKGRYAVTAMLDVALHSTNNPVPLADISERQGISLSYLEQLFSKLRKAGLVASVRGPGGGYRLGADANDIAIGTVIAAVDESVDATKCHGREGCQGGTRCLTHTLWRDLSSRISDFLNNITLGELMEDNEVLEISGRQDIDLAVNHGFAQKNTSTAPIGVNVRS; this is encoded by the coding sequence ATGAAACTTACATCTAAAGGAAGATATGCGGTGACAGCCATGCTGGATGTTGCATTGCATTCGACAAATAACCCCGTGCCTCTGGCTGATATTTCAGAGCGACAAGGTATTTCACTCTCATATTTAGAGCAGTTATTTTCCAAGTTACGTAAAGCGGGTTTAGTGGCAAGTGTACGTGGCCCTGGTGGTGGATATCGTTTAGGCGCAGATGCCAATGATATCGCGATTGGAACCGTGATTGCCGCCGTCGATGAATCAGTAGATGCAACTAAGTGCCATGGGCGAGAGGGTTGCCAGGGTGGCACTCGCTGTCTTACTCATACACTTTGGCGCGATTTAAGTTCACGCATTAGCGACTTCTTAAATAACATCACTCTTGGAGAGTTGATGGAAGATAATGAAGTGTTAGAAATTTCAGGCCGACAAGACATTGATCTTGCGGTAAATCATGGGTTTGCACAAAAAAATACAAGCACCGCTCCCATCGGTGTCAATGTTCGCTCATAA